The following coding sequences lie in one Methanohalophilus levihalophilus genomic window:
- a CDS encoding proteasome-activating nucleotidase encodes MTDADAGTPTEIKSPDNTVVFNEKTDSESLAREIEELKLKNESMRAKLLESNMLANSYLEEISKLKEQLDRVTSPPLFIATVMEMEGDMAMLRQHGNNQEVMTDIPPELAHQLEIGSRVSINAAFAIVDILSKATDMRAQVMEVINSPGINYDMIGGLEDVVKEVIEAVELPLTEPELFEKIGIEPPSGVLMYGEPGTGKTLIAKAVASSAHATFIRMSGSDLVQKFIGEGARLVKDVFQLARDKSPSILFIDEIDAVGGMRTHDGTTGSAEVNRTMLQLLSEMDGFDPSGNVKIIAATNRIDLLDPALLRPGRFDRVIEVPVPDEKARLEILRIHTKPLNLAEDVNLDKLAKMSNGLSGADLKIIVKEAGMFVLRRREEEVTMKDMLEAFEKVTTEEEPPMPGGMFV; translated from the coding sequence ATGACAGATGCGGATGCAGGAACACCCACAGAGATCAAAAGTCCGGATAATACCGTCGTATTTAATGAAAAAACTGATTCCGAAAGTCTTGCCAGGGAAATCGAGGAGCTGAAGCTTAAAAATGAAAGTATGAGAGCAAAACTGCTCGAGTCAAACATGCTTGCAAACAGCTACCTTGAGGAAATATCCAAACTCAAAGAGCAACTGGATCGGGTAACATCTCCGCCACTGTTCATAGCAACTGTGATGGAAATGGAAGGCGATATGGCGATGCTGCGCCAGCACGGCAATAATCAGGAAGTTATGACTGACATTCCTCCTGAACTTGCACACCAGCTTGAAATCGGTTCCAGAGTTTCAATTAATGCGGCTTTTGCAATTGTGGACATCCTCAGCAAAGCCACCGACATGCGGGCACAGGTCATGGAAGTGATCAATTCCCCGGGAATTAATTACGACATGATCGGTGGACTTGAAGACGTTGTCAAGGAAGTTATCGAGGCCGTGGAGCTTCCACTCACTGAACCAGAGCTTTTCGAGAAAATCGGAATCGAACCCCCAAGCGGCGTCCTGATGTACGGCGAACCCGGCACAGGAAAAACACTAATTGCAAAGGCAGTTGCTTCCAGTGCACATGCCACATTCATACGCATGTCCGGTTCGGATCTTGTCCAAAAGTTCATCGGAGAAGGCGCAAGGCTTGTGAAGGACGTATTCCAGCTCGCAAGGGACAAATCACCTTCAATCCTATTCATTGATGAAATCGATGCCGTGGGCGGAATGAGAACCCATGACGGTACAACCGGTTCTGCCGAAGTCAACAGGACAATGCTCCAGTTGTTGTCCGAAATGGACGGTTTCGATCCCAGCGGTAATGTGAAAATCATCGCTGCAACCAACCGTATTGATTTGCTCGATCCGGCACTGCTTCGCCCGGGTAGGTTTGACAGGGTTATCGAAGTCCCCGTTCCTGATGAGAAGGCAAGGCTGGAAATCCTGAGGATTCACACTAAGCCATTGAATCTGGCAGAGGATGTGAACCTTGATAAACTCGCAAAGATGAGCAACGGCCTCAGTGGCGCAGACCTCAAGATCATCGTGAAGGAAGCAGGCATGTTCGTACTCCGCCGCAGGGAGGAGGAAGTTACCATGAAAGACATGCTCGAAGCCTTCGA
- a CDS encoding TIGR00304 family membrane protein: protein MSSGSDASKGISLISLGVFLLFIGLVVKAFENSGSNSQFGGVILIGPFPVAFGSSPEITNTMMFIGAGIFILYMFLRRRGH, encoded by the coding sequence ATGTCCTCAGGTTCAGATGCTTCCAAAGGAATTTCACTAATCTCCCTGGGTGTTTTTCTCCTTTTCATAGGCCTTGTTGTAAAAGCATTTGAAAACAGTGGGAGTAATTCACAGTTTGGCGGGGTTATCCTAATAGGTCCTTTTCCCGTTGCTTTTGGCTCTTCCCCTGAAATCACAAACACAATGATGTTTATCGGAGCTGGTATCTTTATTCTCTACATGTTCCTGCGGAGGCGTGGCCATTGA
- a CDS encoding TIGR00304 family membrane protein, translating to MIGDVLILAGIVLLAYGLFLLVKSGISQNSDEKQNHVGYSDFENTDEEKWHVSGGGVIMIGPIPILFGSDKNKARTLMKLAIALVLMYIILLVLFR from the coding sequence TTGATTGGTGATGTTCTGATTCTTGCGGGAATTGTCCTGCTTGCTTATGGTTTGTTTTTGCTGGTAAAATCAGGCATTTCACAAAACAGTGATGAAAAACAAAATCATGTTGGGTACTCTGACTTTGAAAATACGGATGAGGAAAAGTGGCACGTTTCCGGAGGTGGTGTGATAATGATTGGTCCGATTCCGATATTGTTCGGTTCAGATAAAAACAAGGCCAGAACTTTGATGAAACTCGCGATTGCCCTTGTTCTCATGTATATAATTCTGCTTGTCCTTTTCCGCTGA
- the uvrB gene encoding excinuclease ABC subunit UvrB, protein MPSFELVSEFAPKGSQPQAIEKLSSGILEGQRHQTLLGVTGSGKTFTMANVIQEVQRPTLVIAHNKTLAAQLFSEFRDFFPNNAVEYFVSYYDYYQPEAYLPTTDTYIEKDSHVNDEIDRLRLSTTRSLLERRDVIVVASVSCIYNLGSPEGWRNMSILLKQGEEIGRKELFGKLVDIQYDRNEIEFTQGTFRSRGDTVEIFPAQDNRAIRIELFGDEIDRLSFFEPLTGKVIAEVDPDVSVMIYPAKHFVMPLEHMEKALLSIEKEMESRVAELEAAGQLLEAQRIFQRTKFDIEMIQELGYCSGIENYSRHFDGRMPGEAPSSLLDFFPDDFITFIDESHVTIPQIGGMHNGDRARKKSLIDYGFRLPSAFDNRPLNYREFEQRLNQAVYVSATPADYELELSTQVVEQIIRPTGLVDPVVQVRPVENQIDDLMHEVGKVTENGYRTLVTTLTKKMAEDLTDYLLELGIKVRYMHSDIDTLERAEIVRSLRKGEFDVLVGINLLREGLDIPEVGLVAVLDADKEGFLRSERSLIQTIGRASRNVDGYAILYADKITGSMQRAMAEMDRRRNLQLDYNEVHGITPQSITKAIQRELVESEEEAVEGAAEFSIAEDLSSVELQDMIIDLESEMHEAARNLEFEKAAAIRDKIRALKED, encoded by the coding sequence ATGCCATCGTTTGAACTTGTGTCAGAGTTTGCCCCGAAAGGCTCCCAGCCGCAGGCAATAGAAAAGCTTAGCTCCGGTATCCTTGAAGGACAAAGGCACCAGACATTGCTGGGTGTCACAGGATCGGGGAAAACTTTCACAATGGCCAATGTTATCCAGGAAGTGCAGCGACCAACCCTCGTCATAGCACACAATAAAACACTTGCAGCTCAGTTGTTTTCTGAATTCCGTGACTTCTTTCCTAACAACGCTGTGGAATACTTTGTCAGCTACTATGACTATTACCAGCCGGAAGCCTATCTCCCGACAACTGACACATATATCGAAAAAGATTCGCATGTAAACGATGAGATTGACAGGCTCAGGCTGTCCACAACACGTTCACTTCTTGAACGCAGGGATGTCATCGTTGTTGCCAGTGTTTCCTGTATTTACAACCTGGGTTCTCCGGAGGGATGGCGAAACATGTCAATTCTCCTCAAACAGGGTGAGGAAATCGGCAGGAAGGAATTGTTTGGAAAACTCGTGGACATCCAGTACGACAGGAATGAAATTGAATTCACACAGGGTACCTTCCGCTCACGTGGTGACACCGTGGAGATTTTCCCGGCACAGGATAACCGGGCTATCAGGATTGAATTGTTCGGGGATGAAATCGACAGGCTCAGCTTTTTTGAACCCCTTACCGGTAAAGTGATTGCTGAAGTTGATCCCGATGTAAGTGTGATGATTTACCCTGCCAAACATTTTGTGATGCCGCTGGAGCACATGGAAAAGGCATTGCTGTCAATTGAAAAGGAGATGGAATCCCGGGTTGCGGAACTTGAAGCCGCAGGCCAGCTTCTTGAAGCTCAGAGAATTTTCCAGCGAACCAAATTCGATATCGAAATGATCCAGGAATTGGGATATTGCAGTGGAATCGAGAATTATTCGCGCCACTTTGATGGCAGGATGCCGGGAGAAGCGCCCTCTTCCCTGCTGGATTTCTTTCCTGACGATTTCATAACTTTCATCGATGAATCCCATGTTACCATCCCGCAGATTGGGGGAATGCACAACGGTGACAGGGCCCGGAAAAAATCGCTTATTGATTACGGGTTCAGACTTCCTTCAGCTTTTGACAACCGGCCTCTCAACTACAGGGAGTTCGAGCAGCGCTTGAACCAGGCAGTCTATGTTTCAGCAACTCCGGCAGATTATGAGTTGGAATTGAGCACTCAGGTTGTGGAGCAGATTATCCGGCCGACTGGCCTTGTTGACCCTGTTGTGCAGGTCAGGCCTGTGGAAAACCAGATTGATGACCTGATGCATGAGGTAGGAAAGGTTACTGAAAATGGATACAGGACGCTTGTTACCACTCTCACCAAAAAGATGGCTGAGGATTTGACTGATTATCTCCTTGAGCTGGGAATCAAGGTTCGCTACATGCACTCGGATATTGATACCCTTGAGAGGGCGGAGATTGTGCGCTCCCTGCGAAAAGGGGAATTCGATGTGCTTGTGGGAATTAACCTGCTCAGGGAGGGTCTGGACATTCCGGAAGTCGGTCTTGTTGCGGTTCTGGATGCGGACAAGGAAGGTTTCCTGAGATCTGAGCGGTCCCTGATACAGACAATCGGCCGTGCTTCACGAAATGTAGACGGTTATGCTATCCTTTATGCGGATAAAATAACAGGTTCCATGCAAAGGGCAATGGCAGAAATGGATCGCAGGCGTAATCTCCAGCTTGATTACAACGAGGTGCATGGTATCACACCACAGAGTATTACCAAAGCCATCCAGCGTGAACTTGTGGAATCGGAAGAAGAAGCAGTTGAAGGGGCAGCGGAGTTTTCCATTGCTGAAGATCTCTCTTCTGTTGAGCTTCAGGACATGATTATTGATCTGGAATCCGAAATGCATGAAGCTGCCCGGAACCTCGAATTCGAGAAAGCTGCCGCTATCAGGGATAAGATCCGTGCCTTGAAGGAAGATTGA
- a CDS encoding MarR family winged helix-turn-helix transcriptional regulator produces the protein MPEELSFEKVDKYYQKVLSQNTDLDAYSEVSFASFSYLLELRSLGTSTLSELAASMGVTKPSASNMVRKLVSMGYVDEKRSDEDKRVCRLSLSGEGIRIIELGLSADQMFFGRIQEILDENEFATFKQLWLKISSSINEEPTK, from the coding sequence GTGCCAGAAGAGCTATCGTTTGAAAAAGTTGACAAATACTACCAAAAGGTCCTGTCCCAAAACACGGATCTTGATGCGTATTCAGAAGTTAGCTTTGCTTCTTTTTCCTATCTTCTGGAGTTGAGATCACTTGGAACATCCACGCTGTCTGAGCTGGCAGCGTCTATGGGCGTAACCAAACCATCTGCAAGCAATATGGTTCGCAAACTTGTTTCCATGGGCTATGTGGATGAAAAACGCTCTGATGAGGACAAACGGGTATGCAGACTGAGCCTTTCCGGGGAAGGTATCAGGATAATTGAACTTGGCCTTTCTGCCGATCAGATGTTTTTCGGCAGGATTCAGGAAATTCTTGATGAAAACGAATTTGCCACTTTCAAGCAGCTCTGGTTGAAAATATCTTCCAGCATCAACGAGGAACCCACAAAATGA